The Osmerus eperlanus chromosome 7, fOsmEpe2.1, whole genome shotgun sequence genome includes a region encoding these proteins:
- the eva1ba gene encoding eva-1 homolog Ba, translated as MDVKRKEMDLLSNSMAAYAHIKDNPESFGLYFVIGVCFGLVLTLCLLVIRISCKPRLAAKPPAPEKKCLKDFSEDEDEEESEDEEEEEDEGDVEAPATLPSTEIAVGNHNSQSDGTLSVNVFTSAEELERAQRLEERERIIREIWRNGQPDILGSGTGTIGRVHYY; from the exons ATGGATgtgaagaggaaggagatggaCCTGCTGAGCAACAGCATGGCGGCCTACGCACACATCAAAG ACAACCCGGAGAGCTTCGGCCTGTACTTTGTGATCGGTGTGTGTTTCGGCCTGGTGCTCACCCTGTGCCTGCTCGTCATCCGCATCTCCTGCAAGCCCCGCCTGGCCGCCAAGCCGCCTGCGCCTGAGAAGAAGTGCCTGAAGGACTTCagcgaggatgaggatgaggaagagagcgaggacgaggaggaggaggaggatgaaggggacGTGGAAGCACCGGCAACGCTGCCCAGCACAGAGATCGCCGTTGGCAACCACAACAGCCAATCGGACGGGACTTTGAGCGTGAACGTGTTCACGTCTGCCGAGGAGCTGGAGCGGGCGCAGcgattggaggagagggagcgaatCATACGCGAGATCTGGAGGAACGGGCAGCCGGATATTTTGGGTTCAGGAACGGGGACCATCGGAAGGGTTCACTACTactaa